In Anomaloglossus baeobatrachus isolate aAnoBae1 chromosome 2, aAnoBae1.hap1, whole genome shotgun sequence, the DNA window tgtacgttgcgacatcgcacgtgcgatgtcggtggggtcaaatcgaaagtgacgcacatccggcgtcactttggagatcgtagtgtgtaaatgctagatgatacgattaacgagcgcaaaagcgtcgttatcgtatcatcgttgcaggctccgactttttcataattatgctgcagcgacaggtacgatgtagttcctcgctcctgcggctgcacacatcgctgtgtataacgccgcaggagcgaggaacatcagcttacctgccgccggcggctatgcggaaggaagaaggtgggcgggatgtttacatcctgctcatctccgccgctattggccgcctgctgtgtgacgtcgctatgacgccgcatgacccgcccccttaggaaggaggcgggtcgccggccagagcgacggtcgcagggcaggtgagtgcatgtgaagcattataatacatataggtgcATTCTAatgtatgaagggttatgtgggaccctttatactatatagaaggctatgtgggggccaatatagtatttggaaaactatatacagtacaaggggggggacaaagatacaagcatgggatgggaatgttttgtgctgagggaaaaaggcgctttccctcagcacccagctttcccatgctctgctgtacatctctctgcacccagctttcccatgctctgatatgggaaagctgggtgctgagggaaacctgtatagcagagcatggaaaagctgggtaccgaggacaagatggatatcagaacataagaaagctgggtgctgatagagggatttcagataatgggaaacctgggtgctgagggtaagagccaatcctgtacccagagtgtcagtgtcattatcccgtactctaaggcgggctttgcacgttgtgacctcgcaagccgatgctgcgatgtcgcacgcgatagtccccgcccccgtcgcaggtacaatatcttgtgatagctggcgtagcaaaaattatcgctacgccagctatcacaagatattgtacctgcgacgggggcggggactatcgcgtgcgacatcgcagcatcggcttgcgaggtcgcaacgtgcaaagcccgccttagagtacgggataatgacactgacactctgggtacaggattggctcttaccctcagcacccaggtttcccattatctgaaatccctctatcagcacccagctttcttatgttctgatatccatcttgtcctcggtacccagcttttccatgctctgctatacaggtttccctcagcacccagctttcccatatcagagcatgggaaagctgggtgcagagagatgtacagcagagcatgggaaagctgggtgctgagggaaagcgcctttttccctcagcacaaaacattcccatcccatgcttgtatctttgtcccccccttgtactgtatatagttttccaaatactatattggcccccacatagccttctatatagtataaagggtcccacataacccttcgtaCATTAGAATgcacctatatgtattataatgcatttcccatagttctccatgtattataattcaccccatagttttccatatattatactgcaccacagtcctccatgttttataacgcaccaccatagtcctccatgtataaagtagcctccatatattataatgtagccccatagtcctatatgtatattacaatgcagccccataaaccttcatattgtattatgcggccccatactcctccatgaataatgcacccatgtagtccatgtataaggtgtccttcatgtttattatgcagccccatagacctccatttgtcatgcagccagccccctcagggtctccatgtgtcatccaCCGCTGCCCATCCTCACTTCTGTCCttgttcccccgtggctccggtcggcgtcctcctgcgctctgtgctttcaccacacacagcagtcgcacaggagtgacgtcaccgcgcaggcacgggggaagactgatgatgcatagagtgGCGCCTgctgctctatgcaatatcaaagcagtgtgcggtgatgggagcgctgtgacgtcaccactgacaccaggcaggggggcccggtgtctggCGGCAAACGGGTCATATAGGGGCCGCCgtgccgcgtggtctgcggcagaacagcgcagctcctctcacagaaaggagctggctactgatctgccgggcggctgcgggccgctaacctcccgggcccggtcgcgaccgtggtagttacgcccctgctaaccactgagccaccgtgccgccctaatgGAGACTTATTCCAGCTCTGTCACTTGACTgaatttcttgctatcatcttggGGATATCGCTGTTCTATTTGCAAGTCCTCTGTGTGGTGAGCTTTCAATAGATAGGCCTTGTTTCAAAGTAGCAGCCAACCTCTTTACAGGGACTTTAGTCAGCATCGTGTTCAAAGTACAAGCGTCTGTCCATTATGGTGTTGCCAAACACTTAAATACACCTTCCCACTATACCCCCAAAGTGTTTGATGATTCCATGATGCAAAAGCGCCTGTACATGGTTTGAACAGTTGTTCTTGCTGATACCTGCAGATTTAAAAGGTTGTTCCCATCTATTAGATCCTGTCccgatgtagtaggtgtaataatattagcaaatacttccaattagaaatgtagtatagttctcctgattcattaCGTCGCTTTCCTCCTTCTTTAAGCAGTGCAGGACCTTgggtatctatggttacaaccacGCATATAGCCACAGTTAgctagttgcttgtggtcgtaaccatggataccgaagGTCCTGCACTGCCCTGAGAAGGAGTCAAGCGACATGGTGAATAAGGAACTATACTatgtttctaattggaggtatttgctaatattacacctactatatattaggataggatcttcgaGATGGGAATAAGCCATTTAAAACTCCTCTAACGGTCTGTGTATTGCAGGGGGGGGGCAGCCTCCCAACTGTTGTACTTCGACAGCCTTCAAAACAGAAGGATCCGGCTGTTGCAATTTCAACAGTTCCTTTTTGTTATGGGGCTGAAAGGGGTGTTCTCGTGTTTGAACCTTAACTTCCTGGTACCGCTGTGTTCTGCCCAGATCCTGAGAATCGGAGCATAGAGGAAGCGATGCGGTCTGCTCCTGACAATTGCCCTTTAGAACCCTTAAGCATGCACAATAATTTTCTACTGGTACATATCCATGTATTTATCTGAAACATGGGGACGCAACACAAAGCACTTTTCGCTCACAAGTCCCTTCATTTAACTTTTGCAAAGTACTGACGGTGCTGGTCTTCCAATCTGCTAACATCTGGGAGCATTGATTTGCTGCAACAGTAATGTGCCACAAGAGGACAAGTTCTCCATGTATAGACTGGCATGTTCTGATGGGGGAGGATGGGGGGTAGAGAAAGAGGCCCTCATTTCCTACAGATAATGCAAACTTCACAATTTGTTCTTCTGATTTGTTCTATGTATatatcaaatttattttttttttttttttttagatgaggTCCGTTCTGGAATTTATCGTCAGCTTTTCCACCCTGAGCAGCTTATTACTGGCAAGGAGGATGCTGCTAACAACTATGCTCGTGGGCACTACACTGTTGGAAAGGAGATCATAGACTTGGTGTTGGAAAGAGTGAGAAAGCTGGTAGGTATACCAGGCTGTCATTCATATGCACAATAGGACTGGTCTTCTGTCTGAATATAAATATTCACACTGCAGAATTTGCCCGTTACTTGTTGTGAATGCTTCCATAGACAGCTTTGTGAATGACATTGACTGTAATTCTCACTAAAACAAAACAGCCTTttggatcagagttgatttttgggGTCACATTCTTTTCATAGACCTTTAACGAATGAAGTGGTTCTGGAAAATTTCAATAGTTAACTTGCTGCTTTTTGTTTTGCAGGCTGATCAGTGCACAGGTCTTCAAGGTTTCCTGATCTTCCACAGCTTTGGCGGTGGCACTGGCTCGGGTTTCACTTCATTACTCATGGAGAGACTCTCTGTAGATTATGGCAAAAAGTCCAAACTGGAGTTTGCCATTTACCCAGCACCACAGGTGTCCACTGCTGTGGTGGAGCCATACAACTCCATCCTGACGACACATACAACACTGGAGCATTCAGATTGTGCCTTCATGGTTGATAATGAAGCAATCTATGATATCTGCAGACGGAATCTGGACATTGAGCGTCCAACATACACCAACTTGAATCGTTTGATAGGCCAAATTGTGTCTTCAATTACAGCCTCTCTACGTTTTGATGGAGCACTTAATGTCGACTTGACAGAATTCCAAACAAATCTGGTGCCATATCCCCGCATCCACTTCCCTCTGGTCACTTACTCTCCTATTATTTCTGCAGAAAAGGCTTATCATGAGCAGCTTTCTGTCTCAGAAATAACAAATGCCTGCTTTGAGCCATCAAATCAAATGGTGAAGTGTGACCCTAGACATGGTAAATACATGGCATGTTGTATGCTGTACCGTGGAGATGTGGTACCCAAAGATGTGAATGCTGCTATTGCCGCTATTAAGACGAAGCGCACTATACAATTTGTGGACTGGTGTCCAACTGGATTTAAGGTGAGTCATGGTTATTGTTTATGGTATATTCAGGTTACCAAGTTTACTGCTCAAACTGAATTAAAGGGGctggtttgtttgttgttttttttttttaactttattcttATTTATTATAAATTTCCCTATGGTCTCTGTGTATATGATTGGTGGGGTTGTAACACCCTTGCCGATCAGCTATTACCAGCTGGTGCCACTGCAGCATCTGAACTTCAGCCAGcagtttaggccggtttcacatatccggcttttcgccggtttggtggatgtggcgcatgccagtacagtgtatacagtacagtggcagcgcaaaaagcgccggtcacatgctgtcatgtgacccggaagttgcggcgctgccacagtactgtatcgtactggcgtgcgccgcatccgtcaaaccggtgaacagccggatatgtgaaactggccttagaccCAGAGACTGTTGTGTGCTATAGAAGTGTTGTTGACAACTCCTTTTTAACAATTTGGCACTTATCCACAAGGATTGATCTCTTGAAACTGAGGAATTGATGCAAAGAGTATATTGATTTCATAACTTTACTATCATGGATTGGTACTATACACCTGATGCTAAGACTTATTTTCTCTTTTG includes these proteins:
- the LOC142291376 gene encoding tubulin alpha-1 chain-like: MRECISVHVGQAGVQIGNACWELYCLEHGIQPDGQMPSDRTIGGGDDSFNTFFSETGAGKHVPRAVFVDLESAVIDEVRSGIYRQLFHPEQLITGKEDAANNYARGHYTVGKEIIDLVLERVRKLADQCTGLQGFLIFHSFGGGTGSGFTSLLMERLSVDYGKKSKLEFAIYPAPQVSTAVVEPYNSILTTHTTLEHSDCAFMVDNEAIYDICRRNLDIERPTYTNLNRLIGQIVSSITASLRFDGALNVDLTEFQTNLVPYPRIHFPLVTYSPIISAEKAYHEQLSVSEITNACFEPSNQMVKCDPRHGKYMACCMLYRGDVVPKDVNAAIAAIKTKRTIQFVDWCPTGFKVGINYQPPTVVPGGDLAKVQRAVCMLSNTTAIAEAWARLDHKFDLMYAKRAFVHWYVGEGMEEGEFSEAREDLAALEKDYEEVGTDSVEGEDDGEEY